One Mycobacterium kubicae genomic window carries:
- a CDS encoding LLM class F420-dependent oxidoreductase gives MRIGVVFPQTELGGDPAVVRAYGQAVEGLGFSHILAYDHVVGADPDVHPGWQGPYNIESTFHEPFVMFGYLAALTSLELVTGVIILPQRQTVLVAKQAAEVDLLTAGRFRLGIGLGWNAVEYEALGERFTNRGRRSEEQVELMRRLWTQRSVTFNGRYHTVTGAGLGPMPNQQPIPIWFGAASDRAYERAGRLGDGWFPMMEPGPGLDYAREQVERAATAAGRDARSVGMEGRVTWTGDRDKAAGEIAAWKAAGATHLSINTMKNGFASVDDHLAALERVASDLE, from the coding sequence ATGCGCATTGGCGTCGTGTTCCCGCAGACCGAGCTTGGTGGCGACCCCGCAGTCGTACGCGCGTACGGGCAGGCCGTCGAAGGACTCGGATTCAGCCACATCCTTGCCTACGACCACGTGGTCGGGGCCGATCCCGATGTGCACCCAGGCTGGCAAGGGCCCTACAACATCGAATCGACCTTTCACGAGCCGTTCGTCATGTTCGGCTACCTGGCTGCTCTTACTTCGCTGGAACTTGTGACCGGCGTCATCATCCTGCCGCAGCGACAGACGGTGCTGGTGGCCAAGCAGGCCGCCGAGGTCGATCTCCTCACCGCCGGACGCTTCCGGCTCGGTATCGGGTTGGGCTGGAATGCCGTCGAATACGAGGCGCTCGGTGAACGGTTCACCAACCGAGGCAGGCGTTCCGAGGAGCAGGTTGAGTTGATGCGCCGGCTCTGGACGCAGCGATCCGTCACGTTCAACGGCCGCTATCACACGGTGACGGGAGCCGGACTTGGACCGATGCCCAACCAACAGCCGATCCCGATCTGGTTCGGCGCGGCCTCCGACCGAGCCTACGAACGCGCCGGACGACTCGGTGACGGCTGGTTCCCGATGATGGAGCCGGGACCGGGCCTCGACTACGCCCGCGAACAGGTCGAGCGGGCAGCGACCGCAGCGGGCCGCGATGCCCGCAGCGTCGGGATGGAAGGGCGGGTCACCTGGACCGGTGACCGCGACAAGGCGGCCGGTGAGATTGCCGCTTGGAAGGCAGCGGGCGCCACCCACCTGTCGATCAACACCATGAAGAATGGATTTGCGTCGGTCGATGACCACCTCGCCGCCTTGGAACGCGTGGCCTCCGACTTGGAGTAG
- a CDS encoding formate/nitrite transporter family protein, with product MRGVSPDYPEGPDVRSNTSQRQLGDLDSPIEDELERAFCRMLAEGTQRLHRTWRGVMVTGFFGGTEVAMGVLAYLSVLHATHDPLLAGVAFSIGFLALLLGRSELFTEGFLIPITTVAAKRASVAQLLKLWGGTLVANLVGGWLLMWLIMRAFPQLHQQTYESAAHFATAPLSAQSLSLAVLGGMAITLMTRMQHGTDAVVGKMAAAIAVAFLLAGLQLFHSILDSLLIFGALVAGRAPFGYLDWLYWFGYTAVGNVVGGLVLVTLPRLLRSKDRLYQERDEVESSSPG from the coding sequence ATGCGAGGGGTCTCGCCCGACTACCCCGAAGGACCCGACGTGCGGAGCAACACGAGCCAACGTCAACTCGGTGATCTCGACAGTCCCATCGAAGACGAATTGGAACGAGCGTTTTGCAGAATGCTCGCCGAAGGCACCCAGCGCCTACATCGCACCTGGCGCGGAGTGATGGTGACCGGCTTCTTCGGCGGTACCGAGGTGGCGATGGGAGTTTTGGCCTATCTGTCGGTGCTACATGCGACCCACGACCCGCTGTTGGCCGGCGTCGCTTTCTCGATCGGTTTTCTGGCCCTGCTGCTTGGCCGCAGCGAATTGTTCACTGAAGGGTTTCTCATCCCGATCACCACGGTCGCGGCTAAGCGGGCGAGCGTGGCACAGCTGTTGAAACTGTGGGGCGGAACGCTGGTCGCCAATCTCGTCGGTGGTTGGCTGTTGATGTGGCTGATCATGCGGGCGTTTCCTCAGCTACATCAGCAGACATACGAGTCTGCCGCTCACTTCGCCACGGCTCCGCTGTCGGCGCAGAGCCTGTCACTGGCCGTGCTGGGCGGGATGGCGATCACCCTGATGACCCGCATGCAACATGGCACCGATGCGGTGGTGGGCAAGATGGCAGCCGCCATCGCCGTCGCGTTCCTGCTGGCCGGTCTGCAGCTGTTCCATTCAATATTGGACTCGCTATTGATCTTCGGCGCGCTCGTGGCCGGCCGGGCGCCGTTCGGCTACCTCGACTGGCTTTACTGGTTCGGCTACACCGCGGTCGGCAACGTCGTGGGAGGCCTGGTGCTGGTGACCCTGCCGCGTTTGTTGCGCAGTAAGGACCGCCTGTACCAGGAACGCGACGAGGTGGAGAGTTCGTCCCCTGGCTAG
- a CDS encoding pyridoxamine 5'-phosphate oxidase family protein, translating to MKTLSETERQQFLSDKHVAVLSVHAADGRPPASVPIWYDYTPDGLIRINTSASTRKAKLIEKAGVVTLVVQREEPPYQYVVVEGTVVDTTSPAPVEDREAIAIRYLGEEGGRAFVRNFDDRESVLFTIRPDRWLTADFSGEL from the coding sequence ATGAAGACCCTCAGCGAGACCGAACGTCAGCAATTCCTGTCCGACAAGCATGTCGCCGTGCTCTCTGTCCACGCCGCCGACGGCCGTCCCCCGGCCAGTGTCCCGATCTGGTATGACTACACCCCCGACGGGCTCATTCGGATCAACACCAGCGCGTCGACCCGCAAGGCGAAGCTCATCGAGAAAGCCGGGGTAGTGACCTTGGTTGTTCAACGCGAGGAGCCGCCTTACCAATACGTGGTAGTGGAAGGCACCGTGGTGGACACCACCAGCCCAGCCCCGGTCGAGGATAGAGAAGCAATCGCGATCCGTTATCTCGGCGAGGAGGGTGGCCGCGCGTTCGTGCGCAATTTCGACGACCGGGAAAGCGTGCTGTTCACCATTCGCCCGGACCGCTGGCTGACCGCCGATTTCTCCGGCGAGCTGTGA
- a CDS encoding ribonuclease Z, protein MSVRELIVLGTASQVPTRHRNHNGYLLRWDNEGFLFDPGEGTQRQMLLAGVPVSTVTRLCLTHFHGDHCLGVPGVVQRLSLDGVQHPVHAHFPASGREYFARLHHACLFHDRADLRAEPVVDDGPVATDAFGVLEARALDHSVDAIGYRLVEPDARRFVPELLARFGVAGPMVRELNRSGSLQVGDRTVTVSDVSKLRRGQRFAFVMDTRLCDAVYALADGVDMLVIEATFLHADAELAARYGHLTARQAAQVAADCGIRRLVLTHFSQRYPDTEQHRDEAGAVFDGDLVIAEDLSRIPVPKRTPD, encoded by the coding sequence GTGTCGGTCCGTGAGCTCATCGTGCTGGGTACCGCCAGCCAGGTGCCGACTCGACACCGCAACCACAACGGATACCTGCTGCGTTGGGACAACGAGGGATTCCTGTTCGACCCGGGCGAAGGCACGCAACGTCAGATGCTGTTGGCAGGTGTGCCGGTCAGTACCGTGACGCGCTTGTGCCTCACCCACTTTCATGGCGACCACTGCCTGGGTGTGCCCGGCGTAGTGCAGCGGCTGTCGCTCGATGGAGTGCAGCACCCGGTACACGCCCACTTCCCAGCCTCCGGCCGCGAATATTTCGCCCGCCTGCACCACGCATGTCTCTTCCACGATCGCGCGGACCTGCGCGCCGAACCGGTCGTCGATGACGGGCCGGTCGCAACCGACGCGTTCGGGGTGCTCGAGGCGCGCGCGCTTGACCACTCAGTCGACGCGATCGGTTACCGGCTGGTGGAGCCCGACGCTCGCCGGTTCGTGCCCGAGCTGCTGGCGCGTTTCGGCGTCGCCGGACCGATGGTCCGTGAGTTGAACCGGAGCGGCTCACTTCAGGTCGGCGACCGCACCGTGACCGTGTCCGACGTCAGCAAGTTGCGACGTGGACAGCGATTCGCCTTCGTGATGGACACCCGATTGTGTGACGCGGTGTATGCCCTGGCAGATGGGGTTGACATGTTGGTGATCGAGGCGACGTTCCTCCATGCAGACGCAGAGCTGGCCGCCCGTTACGGTCACCTGACCGCTCGCCAGGCCGCACAAGTGGCTGCCGACTGCGGCATTCGGCGCTTGGTGCTGACACATTTTTCCCAGCGCTATCCCGACACCGAACAACACCGCGATGAAGCGGGTGCGGTGTTCGACGGTGACCTGGTAATCGCCGAAGACCTGAGCCGCATACCCGTGCCGAAGCGCACACCCGATTAG
- a CDS encoding SDR family NAD(P)-dependent oxidoreductase gives MNTMSGQKALVTGATSGIGRAIAKRLAAEGAGVIVHGRNGARAEEVVHEITAQGGTARFLTADLSDTADIERLARDAGDVDILVNNAGVYQFLGTAEMTDDGFALHMDLNTRAPYVLVRLLAPGMARRGRGAIVNISTLAATVPTAGTGMYAASKAALEQLTRVWAAEYADRGVRVNAVAPGPTRSAGTDDMDAATLQTIADTTALRRIAEPEEIAEPVVFLASDKASYITGIVLEVAGGRRAIAG, from the coding sequence ATGAACACCATGTCCGGTCAAAAGGCTCTAGTCACCGGGGCGACCTCCGGGATTGGCAGAGCGATCGCCAAACGACTTGCGGCCGAAGGCGCCGGAGTCATCGTGCATGGGCGTAACGGCGCTCGTGCCGAAGAAGTGGTGCACGAGATCACCGCCCAAGGTGGCACCGCGCGCTTCCTCACCGCCGACCTGAGCGACACGGCCGACATCGAACGCTTAGCCCGCGACGCCGGAGACGTCGACATCTTGGTCAACAACGCCGGCGTTTACCAGTTCCTTGGCACCGCCGAGATGACCGACGACGGTTTTGCGCTACACATGGACCTCAACACCCGCGCCCCGTACGTGCTGGTGCGATTGCTTGCGCCCGGTATGGCGCGACGCGGCCGCGGCGCGATTGTCAACATCAGCACGCTGGCTGCCACCGTGCCCACCGCCGGCACGGGAATGTATGCGGCATCCAAAGCGGCCCTGGAGCAACTCACTCGAGTGTGGGCGGCCGAATACGCCGACAGGGGAGTCCGGGTCAATGCCGTCGCACCGGGACCCACACGCTCCGCGGGAACCGACGACATGGATGCCGCGACCCTTCAAACCATCGCCGATACCACCGCCCTGCGTCGCATCGCCGAACCCGAGGAGATCGCCGAGCCTGTGGTGTTCCTAGCTTCCGACAAGGCCAGTTACATCACCGGCATCGTGTTGGAAGTAGCCGGCGGTCGGCGCGCGATCGCCGGTTGA
- the malQ gene encoding 4-alpha-glucanotransferase, with protein MAAPKTIPDDLRQLAAAHGVATSYRNEKREPVEVDADIVIRVLGLLDVDAATEDDRRRELAKLAESDSAGMLAPTVAVRLNGGPQHLAGATLLVGEDGSRIEVRDELPGDLSPGWYRLHTREGQKVTLVAAPPQVPPTPATWGWMLQLYALRSARSWGIGDLGDLQEFVKWTATEHGAGAVLLNPLHAPGPTHPVQPSPYTPSSRRFANPLALRIEDLDAYRRADPDTRAEVDALRVSATTDRIDHDLVWAAKRAALELLWRTEGRPSPLDDSAASKGLADWATYCALAERHGGRWTRWPEALRDVNSATVAAARRELAPRVAFHAWVQQRCAEQLTAVRATARDAGMALGVLHDLAVGVDPEGADAWALADVLATGVSVGAPPDNFTPRGQDWGLPPWRPDRLAATGYQALRDMVRAVLAHADGLRIDHVAGLWRLWWIPPGDGPERGTYVHYDAEVMLAVLALEAHRAKATVVGEDLGTVEPEVTEALAGNGMLGCAVSWFTRDESAPEEPLLSSEKWPSRAAASLSTHDLPTAAGFLRGEHVRARADLGLLNDVPAEERAAEKERAEWLALLRSERLLPAEDTGPEPDEEAIIVAMHRFLASTPSRLKLIAPYDVIAETRQPNLPGTVDEYPNWRLPLRETLEELKADPRVAEIAKVFRSAADQKS; from the coding sequence ATGGCTGCTCCCAAAACAATTCCCGATGACCTGCGCCAGCTGGCAGCGGCGCACGGGGTCGCCACCTCGTACCGCAACGAGAAACGCGAGCCGGTAGAGGTCGACGCGGACATTGTCATCCGGGTACTCGGCCTGCTCGATGTCGATGCCGCCACCGAAGATGACAGGCGCCGCGAGTTGGCGAAGTTGGCCGAGAGCGACAGCGCCGGCATGCTGGCCCCCACCGTTGCCGTGCGGCTCAACGGTGGCCCGCAGCACTTGGCCGGAGCAACTCTTTTGGTCGGCGAGGACGGCAGTCGCATCGAGGTCCGAGACGAACTACCCGGTGACCTGTCGCCGGGCTGGTATCGGCTGCACACCCGCGAAGGGCAAAAGGTCACTCTGGTGGCGGCTCCGCCGCAGGTGCCGCCGACTCCAGCCACCTGGGGATGGATGTTGCAGCTGTATGCCCTGCGCTCGGCGCGCTCCTGGGGCATCGGAGACCTGGGGGATCTACAGGAGTTCGTGAAGTGGACCGCTACGGAGCACGGCGCCGGTGCGGTACTGCTCAACCCGCTGCACGCACCTGGCCCGACTCATCCGGTGCAGCCCTCCCCGTACACGCCGTCGAGCCGACGTTTCGCCAACCCGTTGGCGCTGCGCATCGAAGACCTGGACGCATATCGACGAGCCGATCCGGACACCCGCGCCGAAGTGGACGCGTTGCGCGTTTCGGCCACCACCGACCGGATCGACCACGACCTTGTGTGGGCGGCTAAGCGGGCGGCGCTGGAACTGTTGTGGCGGACAGAGGGGCGGCCGTCTCCTTTGGATGACTCGGCCGCTTCAAAAGGCTTGGCGGACTGGGCCACTTACTGCGCACTCGCCGAGCGGCACGGCGGTCGCTGGACCCGATGGCCCGAAGCTTTGCGTGACGTCAACAGTGCAACCGTGGCGGCGGCGCGTCGCGAATTGGCCCCGCGGGTCGCTTTTCATGCCTGGGTGCAACAACGGTGCGCCGAGCAGTTGACGGCTGTGCGCGCTACCGCCCGAGACGCGGGCATGGCGCTGGGGGTTTTGCACGACCTTGCAGTCGGTGTCGACCCGGAAGGCGCCGACGCCTGGGCGCTTGCCGACGTGCTGGCCACCGGCGTCAGTGTCGGCGCGCCGCCAGACAATTTCACTCCCCGTGGGCAGGACTGGGGGTTGCCACCATGGCGTCCCGACCGCCTCGCCGCAACGGGGTATCAAGCATTACGCGACATGGTGCGGGCCGTCCTCGCCCACGCGGACGGGCTGCGCATCGACCACGTTGCGGGCCTGTGGCGATTGTGGTGGATACCGCCGGGCGACGGGCCCGAGCGCGGCACCTATGTCCACTACGACGCTGAGGTCATGCTGGCGGTGTTGGCGCTGGAAGCCCACCGCGCCAAAGCGACTGTGGTGGGCGAAGATCTGGGCACCGTCGAACCGGAAGTCACCGAGGCGCTGGCCGGCAACGGAATGCTGGGGTGTGCGGTTTCCTGGTTCACCCGGGACGAATCCGCGCCCGAGGAGCCGCTGCTCTCGTCGGAGAAATGGCCGTCACGGGCGGCGGCGAGTCTGTCGACACACGACCTACCGACAGCGGCGGGCTTCTTACGTGGGGAGCATGTGCGGGCTCGCGCCGATCTCGGCCTGCTCAACGACGTGCCGGCCGAAGAGCGGGCGGCAGAGAAGGAACGCGCCGAGTGGCTCGCGCTGCTGCGTTCCGAACGCTTGTTGCCCGCCGAGGACACCGGACCTGAGCCGGACGAAGAGGCGATCATCGTTGCGATGCACCGATTTTTGGCCTCGACGCCTAGTCGGCTGAAGCTGATAGCGCCTTACGACGTGATCGCCGAGACGCGGCAACCCAACTTGCCGGGAACGGTCGACGAATACCCGAACTGGCGTCTACCTCTGCGGGAGACGTTGGAGGAGTTGAAAGCCGACCCACGGGTTGCTGAGATCGCCAAGGTCTTTCGGTCAGCCGCTGATCAGAAGAGCTGA
- a CDS encoding NUDIX hydrolase, with amino-acid sequence MTIAYDDGLREGFRSRLAGHDRRSVTDPTKRRAAVAVVIVDSEVGEDRVDPAPVDEWIGGRPLPEAGLDGHMINVSGGAAFLLCRRASRLNAHPAQWALPGGRLDPGETVIDAALRELDEELGIGLADANVLGLLDDYPTRSGYVITPVVIWGGGRLNPQPAPDEVLAVYRVGLHQLQRKDSPRFISIPESPRPVVQIPLGNDLIHAPTGAVLLQLRWLCLEGRHDPVDQLEQPVFAWR; translated from the coding sequence GTGACAATCGCGTATGACGACGGGCTGCGGGAGGGGTTCCGGTCGCGTTTGGCCGGTCATGATCGTCGAAGTGTGACTGACCCGACCAAGCGGCGTGCCGCGGTGGCGGTGGTGATCGTCGACTCCGAGGTGGGCGAGGATCGGGTTGACCCGGCCCCGGTGGATGAGTGGATCGGTGGGCGACCGTTGCCCGAGGCCGGTTTGGACGGTCACATGATCAACGTCTCGGGTGGTGCCGCGTTCCTGTTGTGTCGCAGGGCATCTCGCCTCAATGCGCATCCCGCCCAGTGGGCGTTGCCCGGTGGCCGACTCGACCCCGGAGAAACGGTCATCGACGCAGCGCTGCGCGAATTGGACGAGGAGCTCGGCATTGGGCTAGCCGACGCGAACGTGCTGGGCCTATTGGACGACTACCCGACGCGGTCGGGATACGTGATCACCCCCGTGGTGATCTGGGGTGGCGGCCGATTGAATCCCCAACCGGCGCCTGACGAGGTGCTGGCGGTCTACCGGGTCGGACTGCATCAACTCCAACGGAAGGATTCGCCACGGTTCATTTCCATCCCGGAGAGCCCGCGGCCGGTCGTGCAGATCCCGTTGGGCAACGACCTGATCCACGCCCCGACCGGCGCGGTGCTGCTGCAACTGCGGTGGCTGTGCCTGGAAGGCCGACACGACCCGGTGGACCAACTGGAGCAACCGGTCTTCGCCTGGAGGTAG